TGTAGGCCAGCCGCGTCGTCTCCCCGGCGAAGAGCTGCTGGCCGACCAGACCGTCGTCGATCAGGTTGAAGGAGTACTTCAGCATCCGCTGCGCCGTCGGGGACTTGCCGTTGATCTTGCGGCCCCACTCCAGTGCCTCGGCCTCGAGCTCGGCGTGCGGCACGACCCGGTTGACCATGCCCATCCGGTGCGCGTCCTCGGCGGTGTAGACGTCGCCGAGGAAGAAGATCTCGCGGGCGAACTTCTGACCCACCTGACGGGCGAGGTACGCCGACCCGAACCCGCCGTCGAAGGACCCGACGTCCGCGTCGGTCTGCTTGAACCGCGCGTGCTCGGCGCTCGCGATCGTCAGGTCGGAGACGACGTGGAGGCTGTGGCCGCCGCCGGCCGCCCAGCCGTTGACCAGGCAGACCACGACCTTGGGCATGAACCGGATCAGCCGCTGGCACTCCAGGATGTGGAGCCGGGCCATCTTCGCCTGGTCGACCGTGTCGGCCGTCTCGCCCTCGGCGTACTGGTAGCCCGCCCGCCCCCGGATCCGCTGGTCACCACCCGTGCAGAACGCCCACTTGTCGTTCCTGGCGCTCGGTCCGTTGCCGGTGAGCAGCACGCAGCCGACGTCGGCTGAGGTGCGGGCGTGCTCGAGGACCCGCAGCAGCTCGTCGACGGTGTGCGGCCGGAAGGCGTTGAGGACGTCGGGCCGGTCGAAGGCGATCCGCACCGTGCCGTGCGCCCGCGCCCGGTGGTAGGTGAGGTCGGTCAGGTCCTCGAAGCCCGGGACGTCGTCCCACTGGTCGGGGTCGAAGGTCTCCGACACGCCGTCGATCGCACTCATGCGGGCACGCTATCGGCCCGGTCGCCGGGGCCCGG
This genomic interval from Nocardioides euryhalodurans contains the following:
- a CDS encoding 1,4-dihydroxy-2-naphthoyl-CoA synthase yields the protein MSAIDGVSETFDPDQWDDVPGFEDLTDLTYHRARAHGTVRIAFDRPDVLNAFRPHTVDELLRVLEHARTSADVGCVLLTGNGPSARNDKWAFCTGGDQRIRGRAGYQYAEGETADTVDQAKMARLHILECQRLIRFMPKVVVCLVNGWAAGGGHSLHVVSDLTIASAEHARFKQTDADVGSFDGGFGSAYLARQVGQKFAREIFFLGDVYTAEDAHRMGMVNRVVPHAELEAEALEWGRKINGKSPTAQRMLKYSFNLIDDGLVGQQLFAGETTRLAYMTDEAQEGRDQFLEKREPDWSPYPWYY